A stretch of DNA from Carassius auratus strain Wakin chromosome 44, ASM336829v1, whole genome shotgun sequence:
tttctaaagtatttaaaagtttttcattaaaattatttcaaataccaaaactgatttttaatcattttcgATATAGTTAAAAATATCATTGAGAAGTAGtgctattaatacatttttataatacttcagtttaatttaagttttagtcaatttagtaattaaacttatttcagtcagATGCCAAGACAACATTACTCactttcatttatgtttttaaaagttttaatctAATTTCAGAACATTTTCAGCTCTCTTTCAATCACctgaaaacaattttattttagttcacaatATCAGCGCTGTGGGGGGACACGctgcacatttaaatatatattttaaaaaacacttaGAACTAGCTATAAGTGGGTCCAAATAAGATTGAGAAGGTGGAAGAACAGTGAAGATGACTTGAACGTGTTGTGAAAGCAGAGAATGACCTGTGTGCAGCCCTTGAGGAACAGGCCTTTGAGTCCTGGACAACATCTCACGAGCGCTTGTATGCCGTCTTTGGTCACCTGATCACACCACGAGATGTTCAGCTGCTCTAGCAACGGACAGCCCTCGCTAAAATGACAAAGACAGAGTCGTTTAGCCTCAGGGAAGCATTTTGCTCAACCAGCAAGTATGTGTATCTACAACCTCTGACCTCAGAGCTTTGAGGGACAGGTTTGTGATTGAGGTGCAGGAGGCAAGATCCAAGTGCTTCAGTTTGGGACAAAATTTACTCAAGCTGTTACAGGTactgcaaaaagaaagaaagaagttcAACAGAGATCaaaacacttacagacacacaccgTTACATGTTTTACCCACCTGTCAGTGATCTTGGTGCAGCCATTGAGGCTGAGCAGCTCAATATTCCTGCAGTTGTGGGCAAAAGTTCTGCGGgagacaaaaacatattttatattaaacaagaCTTGAATTTCCCTCCAAGTCACAATAATATATTTAGTCTAAATGTAAAGCCCAGATATAATTACTGAACTCATTTGcaatactattattaaatatatattaaagggattattaatcaataatcatgtcattccaaaccggtacgaaacattgataataaaagatATTCTTCTAAGATCAACCACGGcctcctaaaacgcctcattCTACGGCTCATGTGTGCATCATATTTTATGGAGGACAATGAACTGATTTCTAGAAGAATAGCTTACAATATGGAGTcggtttctataaagtggggcaattcaaACTTTGCagggacagtctggcgcttctgactcaaagcctgtaagtacgttttcatttttaatgaatttgcCACTAATGATTCAAATGCAAGATTTGAGCAGTGTAGTGTAGCGTTTATCAGAtcaaaaatgcagacatggttttatatttaCGCAGTGCGATATGCAACACCACTcgtaaaaagacaatataagtcaTTATGATCAGTAATTTTAGAGGTCGACCAATGTATCGGTTTTAcagattaatcggcaccgatagttgattgctgaaacggttatcggcaaaaatccatgcCCATAGTTTTCCAGGTTGCGTCCATTGCTGGAGCGGCTGAGAAGGGTCTGTTTTCATTGTACAGTGCGACAGCGGCCTCTAGTGgttgaaatcactgacagcatgTGCTATTTGTTTAGACACTGAcccaacgtcatatgacccctttaagtactGTAACTTCAGCTGACTTTTAATTTGCTAAAACTGAAGTCAAAAATGTTGACAGGCAGCAATTATTTGTATCATCTGTCTTTTCTGCTGTAGAGTTGACAAAAAGATAGGTAGGATTCTCAAAACATCTATTTCAATGATATCTGTCAGGTACTAGGGACATTTCTCAATgtcagcaaaaacaaaacaaaaatacaagttCAAAAATATAACAGATAAAATGAATGCTACCGTTCAAAGGTCTGGGGTCATTGTAAATTCCAGCAGTGTTAATTGCTTTAGTTAAGCCTTTtgccaaatgcatacatgtaaatgtatatatatattaaaaaaattataattttaaagtcTTGAAGACTTaaggaacgacatgaggttgagtctTCATTTTTATCTCCAAATGGGTCTTCAAGAATGAGTAGTTTCATCCTTTTGCCGCTCCCTCTTCCTCACCTGAGAGCGCTGTCTCCAACTCCAAGACATCCTCTAAGACTTAACTTCCTTAGGAAGCCTCCACACCGTTTTGAGATGTTCTCCACCACACGGCCCTGTGAATGAAGAGATTTTTACAAACTTCAGCAACTTTCATGTTAAATAATGTCTGACATTCCTTGTATTTAAGTAGTTCGAACAAAATTTGAACTGTCTAGTTTAAGAGCAACCACTGTCTACTCACCTCAATGTCTCTCTGGAAGTCAAAGAGGTCAATGCGCTGCCAGTTACTGCCATCCAGCGCTAACACGTTCCAAgactgagaaaaaaagagagagaaaatgagaaactCAATACTCCACTATAGATACATATACACTAAAACTATTATTCTAGAAGAGCTCTTTCATTTCTCTCCATAGACAGCCATTCAAAAGTAGCTGTACATCCTGACAAATTATCATTGCAAGCAACATTTAAtccactaaatattttttttacgatGTTATAGTAGATGTTTTGACAGTGTGACCATTTTTCCAGGCTCTTAAAACCATGGATTGAGCAAATGTCAAAACAGACACTTATATAATCTATAAAGTGCTGAGAAATCACACTTACTCGTGAGACTTGTGCGCAGCGGCAAAGTGTGACTACATCCAGAAATGAGAAAATTCTGCAGAAAAACATCAGGACTATTTGCAAACATCAACAAAAGGCTGTGATAGGAATGTCATTAAAGTcttcattatttgtttttgatCACAGGTCTATGCTATAAAAACAGCACATATAAGGTCAGATGAAGAAGACAGAGATGATTAAGATTTTTGACAAgacaacattattaaaataaggaAATGAAGCAGGAAGAGAGAGAAGTGCTGAATGGTTTCACACCAACCGTAACAACAGTTCCTTCGGCAGCTTCTTGTTGATAACAGCCTCGTCATTATTGGAGAACATCTGAGGACACAGAAAGACATGCTTTTATAAAACTGTGTGTCTTACGAGTTCAAAGGTCAACGACAGGTTTTTAGAGTATGCTAAAGCAAATTACACTCTTTCAAAGTgacaaagtgacgtgacatacagccaaatgtggtgacccatactcagaattcgtgctctgcatttaacccatccaaagtgcacacacacaccgtaaacacacacacacagagcagagggcagccatttatatatatatatacaccgtcTAATTCGTTTTTTTAGTTCATAATCAAATCTTCACCAACTccacaatggatcctctgcagacagtgaatgggtgccgtcagaatgagagtccaaacaggtgataaaaacatcacagtaatccacaagactccagtACATCAATTAACATACTGTGAAATGagaagctgtgtttgtaagaaacgaattcacaatgtttttatcagctgtttggagactccttctgacggcacccattcactgcggagGATCCACTGAtaagcaagtgatgtactgctacatttttccaaatctgttcagatgaagaaagaaactcatttacatctaTGACATTGAgggtgtgagta
This window harbors:
- the LOC113062413 gene encoding F-box/LRR-repeat protein 20-like, giving the protein MGKEVNGVSRSRFEMFSNNDEAVINKKLPKELLLRIFSFLDVVTLCRCAQVSRSWNVLALDGSNWQRIDLFDFQRDIEGRVVENISKRCGGFLRKLSLRGCLGVGDSALRTFAHNCRNIELLSLNGCTKITDSTCNSLSKFCPKLKHLDLASCTSITNLSLKALSEGCPLLEQLNISWCDQVTKDGIQALVRCCPGLKGLFLKGCTQLEDEALQHIGAHCPELVTLNLQTCSVSHSYLLFIKRQLF